A DNA window from Hordeum vulgare subsp. vulgare chromosome 1H, MorexV3_pseudomolecules_assembly, whole genome shotgun sequence contains the following coding sequences:
- the LOC123406237 gene encoding uncharacterized protein LOC123406237 produces MGASMQEGMISCLAQGSSRAEASFRVYYSLGAGTVPFVWETKPGTPKRTIDPVAAADDDVLPPILPPPLYQPKTMKRCTSTTKSSSCWPPRMTSWLNIRRRRRHPIVTPGLHQTAASMINGGIVPSLGASEAGMER; encoded by the coding sequence ATGGGGGCGAGTATGCAAGAAGGGATGATAAGCTGTTTGGCTCAAGGATCCTCTCGAGCCGAGGCGTCCTTCAGGGTGTACTACAGCCTCGGCGCCGGCACCGTGCCCTTCGTCTGGGAGACCAAGCCCGGCACGCCCAAGCGCACCATTGACCCCGTAGCCGCCGCAGACGACGACGTGTTGCCGCCAATCCTGCCGCCGCCGTTGTATCAGCCCAAGACCATGAAGAGGTGCACAAGCACAACGAAGTCATCTTCTTGCTGGCCTCCGCGGATGACGAGCTGGCTAAACATCAGGAGGCGCCGTCGTCATCCAATTGTGACACCTGGCTTGCACCAGACTGCGGCGTCGATGATCAACGGCGGCATTGTGCCATCCTTGGGTGCTTCTGAGGCCGGCATGGAGCGTTGA